The Clostridium sp. DL-VIII DNA window TCTATTACTTTTTGTGGTATTGATTTTGTATATGGTCCAATATTTACAACAAAAGCACTCGTACCGACACTATATAGCTTTTTTGCATATTCTAATAACCATTCATCATTAGTGTTTAGAATACCAGAAGTAAATACAACTTCCTTTCCATGAAGAAACTCACTAATCTCATCGTTTTCAATAATATGAACCCATTCCACAAGATTATTGAGCCCCTTTTGACCAGCTAACAATTTCATCTGATATAAAACAGCTCCATTTCCAAACAGTTTTCCTACAGTAACTGACATTTTTCTTCACCACCAATGGATAAAATTCGAAATTTTTTATGCTTATTATATCACAAATAAATTTTTTTAATAACTAAGATTTTTATTTTACAATTTGAATATATAAAAAGGATATTTTGATAATCACCAAAATATCCTTTTTGTTTTCATATTTACTTTACGAAAAAATTAATATACATGCTGCAATTAACAAAATACAATTGTTTATATGATCTATAGCAAATTGCAGTTTAAATCCTTACAGAGTCCATTAAAATGTATGGATTTAATTAGAATCTCCATATAATATCAGCAATTATAATTCTTCAGATAATTTACTTAACAATTTTGCAGTAGATTCTAAATTTTCAATTGAACCTGTTATTTTTTCTATGGCTGCTAATTGTTTATCTGATATATTATTAACATTAATCACTTTGTTATTTATTGTTTTTACAGCACTTGATATGTCTCTTATTACTGTTTCAATCTTTCCTATAGACTGATTGGATTCACTTGATAATTTTCTAATTTCCTTTGCGACAACATTGAAGCCTTTTCCTTGTTCTCCCGCTCTTGCAGCTTCAATTGCAGCATTTAATCCCAATAGATTTGTTTGGGAAGCAATTCCCTTTATAAATCCAACTATTTGATCTGTATGATTGGCCATTTCATTAGCATTATTTGTTTCATTAACTATTTCTGAATTCATGCCTGCTAATTCTTGAAAGCCTGCAGAAATATCACATATTCCACCCGATATTTCTGATATTGATCCAATTAATGTTTCTGTAATATTAGTTACTGAATTTTTCTTAGATAAACTTCTACCAATAGCAATTGAACCTACAACCTTATCTTCTTCCTTTATTGGAATCATATATGATTTAAAGGCTACACCTAAGAAATCTTCAGGAATTACTTCAATTAAAGTTTTCCCAGCATTCATAGCCTTTACAACAAAATCTCCGGCAGGATCTCCTTCTTTAATATCAAACTGTATTTCCTTGCTTCCTTTGTAATATAATACCTTCTCTCTGTCTGTTAACATTATTTCAATATCATTATCAAAGAAAGTCTCAATATATGGAATTGCATCATAAATACTATATAATGCACTACTTCCAAAATCATTTTTTAACATTTAAAATACCACCTTGTATGTATATAATACTATTTAATATGTTATTTTGAAATTATCTATTTATATATTAAATAGCCGTTACAATTATAGTACATGCATAAGGAAAGTTAAAGCTAAAGTTAAAATTTATTTAAAATGCCTAATGTCATTATCTTTTAAACTATCTAATAATTATCATTATAATTTTATTTCTTCTCCAGCTTTTACTATTAATCTATTTGAAGGCTGGAATTTTTCAGCTACCTCTATATCAAATAATTCACCA harbors:
- a CDS encoding methyl-accepting chemotaxis protein, whose product is MLKNDFGSSALYSIYDAIPYIETFFDNDIEIMLTDREKVLYYKGSKEIQFDIKEGDPAGDFVVKAMNAGKTLIEVIPEDFLGVAFKSYMIPIKEEDKVVGSIAIGRSLSKKNSVTNITETLIGSISEISGGICDISAGFQELAGMNSEIVNETNNANEMANHTDQIVGFIKGIASQTNLLGLNAAIEAARAGEQGKGFNVVAKEIRKLSSESNQSIGKIETVIRDISSAVKTINNKVINVNNISDKQLAAIEKITGSIENLESTAKLLSKLSEEL